The sequence below is a genomic window from Anaerocolumna chitinilytica.
ATTAATTACACCCACGATATTATCTTTTCCTATGTGTTCAATATACTGTTCACTTCCCCTATCTTCATATTCTTCCCTGTCAAAAAATATTATATCATAACAGTTATTTAACTCCATTCTCTGCATAAATTCAGCTAATTTTATTAATATAGCAACGCCAGAAGCGTTATCATTTGAAGCTGTACTTCCATCGAAATTATCATAATGTGCCGAAAATACAAACCTTTTATCACTATTTTTTCGATTTATTGGAATGATAATATTATTTACCCAATGATTTTTATACTTATTATGATAAATTTCATATGGCAGTTGATTTTCTTCTAATATTTCTAGAATATTCTTAAATCTTTCTTCTTTATTACTTTTTGCAATGCTTTCAACATAATTCATCATAATTATAAATCGAATCTCCCTTTTATTATTTTAGCCTCTTTTGACATCTACTGAGAATTATTATTACAACAAGAATAATTTACTTAATTATACTTTTCATAGCAAACGAAGTCAATCTTAGATGGTAATGTGTAACATCTACACAAATAAAGAAGTGTACACCTATAGAAAGACATGATAGCGGTTACTCATTATACCTTCGAGTAAACGGTTTTCATGTCATTTTTTAATATCACATATTAAAAGAATGAACGCTATCTTTGCTGGTGTGACTTGAAAGGTATCTGTTATGATAAAAGAGCCATGCTGATTGCTAGCCGGTTCCTTGGACATAACAGAATTAATAAAATAGCAGAACATTATTTAAGATAACTCTTTTGGCTGCAGGATCTACGGTCAAATTTATGGAAATCAAAAAAACTCCTCGTTAAATTCGCCTGTCATATTGTTTTATGAAACATGAAACAAAGTCCTTGCTATAAGATAGTGGAATATGTGAAATATGATATCCGGTTA
It includes:
- a CDS encoding M28 family peptidase, which translates into the protein MMNYVESIAKSNKEERFKNILEILEENQLPYEIYHNKYKNHWVNNIIIPINRKNSDKRFVFSAHYDNFDGSTASNDNASGVAILIKLAEFMQRMELNNCYDIIFFDREEYEDRGSEQYIEHIGKDNIVGVINIDTCGFGDTIILGPEKNLSNKAFNFITKKTLEQHPIQLIKKTPGSDDRSFEILNIPNLSVGIVPAEDISSILAIINCEIEGSDPLSIVGLQPPTFVETTHNGIKDNIKYVSDFSMQITYKFLKHLIELQNKK